Proteins found in one Vallitalea guaymasensis genomic segment:
- a CDS encoding PrsW family glutamic-type intramembrane protease, with protein MDIDLYVVAITPGIALALGIYLTDRYDKEPLHLLIKIFIFGGISILPAILIERILAYFNIFTGLLGIAYVAFIVAGFTEEFVKRVVVKSFAYNHRAFNEKLDGIVYAVFASLGFATVENVLYVVFRYSNVSTIGLQRAIFSVPAHMLFAITMGYYLSLAKFGESERQRKYYLRLSLWIPVLLHGLYDYILMSKSSNLFIIFIPFVIFLWSYNLRKLNRYYKESKAMYMNNNDEFD; from the coding sequence ATGGATATTGATTTGTATGTTGTAGCTATTACACCAGGTATTGCACTAGCATTAGGAATATATTTGACGGATAGATACGATAAAGAACCATTGCATCTATTGATTAAGATATTTATTTTTGGTGGTATAAGCATTTTACCTGCTATACTTATAGAAAGGATATTAGCATATTTCAATATATTTACTGGATTATTAGGGATTGCCTATGTAGCTTTTATAGTTGCTGGTTTTACTGAAGAATTTGTTAAAAGAGTGGTAGTAAAGAGTTTTGCATATAATCATAGAGCTTTCAATGAAAAACTTGATGGTATTGTTTATGCAGTTTTTGCATCGCTGGGATTCGCTACTGTAGAAAATGTACTTTATGTAGTTTTTAGATATTCTAATGTATCTACGATAGGTTTGCAGAGAGCTATTTTTTCAGTTCCTGCCCATATGCTGTTTGCCATAACCATGGGATATTATCTATCATTGGCTAAGTTTGGTGAGAGTGAAAGACAAAGAAAATACTATCTAAGATTATCTTTGTGGATTCCAGTATTATTGCATGGATTATATGACTATATCTTAATGTCAAAAAGCAGTAATCTATTTATAATTTTTATTCCTTTTGTTATATTTTTATGGAGTTATAATCTTAGGAAATTGAATAGGTATTATAAAGAATCTAAAGCAATGTATATGAATAATAATGATGAATTTGATTAG
- a CDS encoding PspC domain-containing protein, with translation MDKRIYRSRDNQMICGVCSGIAKYFNIDPTIVRILFLITLFTWGSGVLIYIICSIVIPVEPIEYAHNTYDSNTHDSNTYYDSNSYDNNTTYNSNTYDHNTPEKRNNLSNSNGRTILGIILVIIGGISILEKIFDWFSFDLVWPIAIIGVGFLILTKDRN, from the coding sequence ATGGATAAAAGAATTTATCGCTCAAGAGATAACCAAATGATTTGTGGTGTTTGCTCAGGTATAGCAAAATATTTTAATATAGACCCAACTATTGTTAGAATTCTATTTCTTATAACACTTTTTACGTGGGGTTCTGGTGTATTGATATACATAATCTGTTCAATTGTCATTCCAGTCGAACCTATAGAATATGCTCATAACACTTACGATAGTAACACTCATGATAGTAACACTTATTATGATAGTAATTCTTATGATAATAATACTACGTATAATAGTAATACTTATGACCATAACACTCCGGAAAAAAGAAATAATCTCTCCAATAGCAATGGTAGAACAATTCTTGGAATAATATTAGTTATTATTGGTGGTATATCAATATTAGAAAAAATATTTGACTGGTTTAGTTTTGACTTAGTATGGCCAATCGCAATTATTGGAGTTGGATTCCTGATCCTTACAAAAGATAGAAATTGA
- the glnA gene encoding type I glutamate--ammonia ligase — protein MFKNLNELKNYCRENDIKVIDFKVIDLAGKWHHLTIPTTRFTKKTLEDGIGFDGSSYGFLTVEKSDMVFIPDLSSAFVDPFNEVPALTMIGNIYSIGDKIERFEGDPRYVAEKTEKYMTETGIADKTLYGPEFEFYILDHISYKTTPNHMEVYLDSEQADWNMGNKGTKNLGFKVGHHNGYHVDIPNDVSYNLRNKMVLTLEELGVPVKYHHTEVGGPGQLEIELSFSGLLEMADRTMLTKYVLKNEAIRNGKTVTFMPKPIFGEAGNGMHVHFQLFKDSKPIFYDENGYSGLSDTALYAIGGILKHSPALMAFTNPSTNSYKRLVPGYEAPVSICFATANRSSVIRIPGYAKKPDAKRFEFRPSDATCNPYIAYSALMMAMLDGIMNKIDPTEEGYGPYDINIFNLPEEEKAKIKGLPKSLEEAADELEKDYEFLLKGGVFTEGIIRDQLKRIRCDASKVNIMPNPIEFEMYFDL, from the coding sequence ATGTTTAAAAATTTAAACGAACTAAAAAATTATTGCAGAGAAAATGATATTAAAGTAATCGACTTTAAAGTTATTGATTTAGCAGGAAAATGGCATCATCTAACCATTCCAACAACAAGATTTACTAAAAAAACTCTTGAAGATGGTATTGGTTTTGATGGCTCAAGCTATGGTTTTCTAACAGTTGAAAAATCGGATATGGTATTTATTCCAGATTTAAGCAGTGCATTTGTAGATCCTTTTAATGAAGTACCTGCATTAACCATGATAGGTAACATCTATTCCATAGGAGATAAGATAGAAAGGTTTGAAGGAGATCCAAGATATGTTGCCGAAAAAACAGAAAAATATATGACAGAAACAGGTATTGCAGACAAGACTTTATATGGACCTGAATTTGAATTTTATATTCTAGACCATATATCATATAAAACCACTCCTAACCATATGGAAGTTTATCTGGATTCTGAACAAGCAGATTGGAATATGGGGAATAAAGGCACTAAAAATCTAGGATTCAAAGTTGGTCATCATAATGGTTACCACGTGGATATTCCTAATGACGTTAGCTACAATCTTAGAAATAAGATGGTATTGACTCTTGAAGAATTAGGTGTACCAGTGAAATATCATCATACAGAAGTAGGTGGACCTGGTCAATTAGAAATAGAATTGAGCTTTAGTGGTTTGCTGGAAATGGCTGACCGAACTATGTTAACTAAATATGTATTGAAAAATGAAGCAATCAGAAATGGTAAAACAGTAACTTTTATGCCTAAGCCAATATTTGGTGAAGCAGGAAATGGTATGCACGTTCATTTTCAATTGTTCAAAGACTCCAAACCTATTTTCTATGATGAAAATGGATATTCTGGTTTAAGTGATACAGCATTATATGCAATAGGTGGAATACTAAAACATTCACCAGCGCTAATGGCATTCACCAATCCAAGTACTAACTCATACAAACGACTTGTACCTGGATATGAGGCACCTGTTAGTATTTGTTTTGCTACTGCTAATAGAAGTTCTGTTATTAGAATACCAGGATATGCTAAAAAACCTGATGCTAAGCGTTTTGAATTCAGACCATCAGATGCGACATGTAATCCATACATAGCTTACTCAGCTCTAATGATGGCAATGCTGGATGGAATAATGAATAAGATTGATCCTACTGAAGAAGGTTATGGTCCATACGACATTAACATCTTTAACCTTCCAGAAGAAGAAAAAGCTAAGATAAAAGGATTACCAAAATCTCTTGAAGAAGCAGCAGATGAACTGGAAAAAGACTATGAATTCTTATTAAAAGGTGGGGTATTCACAGAAGGTATTATCAGAGACCAGTTGAAACGTATTAGATGTGATGCATCAAAAGTAAATATTATGCCTAATCCAATCGAGTTTGAAATGTATTTTGATTTATAG
- a CDS encoding M23 family metallopeptidase yields the protein MSNLRWALRDADTYSTSQATEKIGSIDATEEVEYLNQKVNGYAYIEYSTIHGRKKAWVYANNLTATKPPREIGIMPVGTKFRSPTDFPNYQSGGFHGGTDIASNEGAAEGDPIKASFAGKVVDVVTSVKGVDHSKGFGNYVKIKSLINGKNYYTYYCHMLYGSVKVSKGNTVSKEQVIGKMGNTGHSYGAHLHLEYRVMPYSPRASHVVDPRKFY from the coding sequence ATGTCAAACTTAAGATGGGCTTTAAGAGACGCTGATACATATTCTACGTCTCAAGCCACTGAAAAAATAGGTAGTATTGATGCAACCGAAGAAGTTGAATATCTTAATCAAAAAGTAAATGGATATGCGTATATTGAATATAGTACTATCCACGGCAGAAAGAAAGCTTGGGTTTATGCTAACAATCTTACGGCTACTAAACCACCTAGAGAAATAGGGATTATGCCAGTAGGTACAAAATTCAGATCTCCAACGGATTTCCCAAATTATCAAAGTGGTGGTTTTCATGGGGGGACAGATATTGCTAGCAATGAAGGTGCAGCAGAAGGAGATCCAATAAAAGCATCATTTGCTGGAAAAGTAGTAGACGTTGTGACAAGTGTAAAAGGAGTCGATCATTCTAAGGGTTTCGGTAACTATGTAAAAATTAAATCATTAATTAATGGAAAAAATTATTACACTTATTATTGTCATATGCTTTATGGTTCTGTAAAGGTATCTAAAGGAAACACTGTATCTAAGGAGCAAGTAATAGGCAAAATGGGGAATACAGGACACAGTTATGGTGCTCATTTGCATCTGGAATATAGAGTAATGCCTTATAGCCCACGTGCCTCACACGTTGTGGATCCAAGGAAATTTTATTAA
- a CDS encoding IS4 family transposase: MNNFATDVKDTLIKLIHDISNVSFLFCKNSNTDFTRNRKLNFETMIHMMLTMEGGSLSKEMLEYFNFSTDTATVSAFNQQRKKIMPAAFEFLFHEFNALYLGTKKYEGYNLIACDGSDINISRNPSDIDTYFHSKSFGKGFNQLHLNAFYNILERRYTDALIQPARKENEYRAMATMIDRSNINDKTIIMADRGYESYNIFAHAEKKGWNYLIRVKDKNSSGIVSGFKIPEEGEFDITISTILTRKQTRQVKENKNTYKFLPNNSTFDYLDLHTKKFYPMTLRIVRVKLAEDSYECLITNLSKEQFPPKKLKELYHLRWGIETSFRELKYAIGLTNFHAKKVAYIIQEIFARMIMYNFCELITTNVIITQKDTKHLYQVNYTMAIHICRYFFKILKDKKPPDVSKLIQKYILPIRLERSDPRKVKVQSSISFLYRVA; encoded by the coding sequence ATGAATAACTTTGCTACAGACGTTAAAGATACTTTAATTAAGCTGATTCATGATATATCAAATGTTTCTTTTCTATTTTGTAAAAATTCAAATACAGATTTTACAAGAAATAGAAAATTAAATTTTGAGACTATGATTCATATGATGCTTACTATGGAAGGTGGCTCTCTATCCAAAGAAATGCTTGAATACTTTAATTTTTCCACAGATACAGCTACGGTTTCTGCCTTTAATCAACAGCGAAAAAAGATAATGCCTGCTGCTTTTGAATTCCTTTTTCATGAATTTAACGCTCTTTATTTAGGCACTAAGAAATATGAAGGATACAATCTCATTGCATGTGATGGATCAGATATTAACATTTCTAGAAATCCAAGTGATATAGATACCTACTTTCACTCAAAATCATTCGGTAAAGGGTTTAACCAACTCCATTTAAATGCATTCTATAATATCCTTGAAAGGCGATATACAGATGCTTTAATACAACCAGCCAGAAAGGAAAATGAATACCGTGCTATGGCAACTATGATAGATCGCTCAAATATTAATGACAAAACAATTATCATGGCTGATAGAGGTTATGAAAGTTACAATATTTTTGCACATGCTGAGAAAAAAGGTTGGAATTACTTAATCAGAGTTAAAGATAAAAATAGTAGCGGCATTGTTTCAGGTTTTAAGATTCCAGAAGAAGGCGAATTCGATATAACCATCAGTACAATTCTAACAAGAAAACAAACAAGACAGGTGAAAGAGAATAAAAATACTTATAAATTTCTTCCAAATAACTCAACTTTTGACTACTTAGACTTACATACCAAAAAGTTTTATCCTATGACATTGAGAATAGTGAGGGTAAAATTGGCTGAAGACAGTTATGAATGCTTAATTACCAATCTTAGCAAAGAACAGTTTCCACCCAAAAAATTGAAGGAGCTATATCATTTACGTTGGGGGATAGAAACGTCTTTTAGAGAACTAAAATATGCCATTGGACTTACTAACTTTCATGCTAAAAAGGTGGCTTATATCATCCAAGAAATATTTGCACGCATGATAATGTATAACTTTTGTGAGTTGATTACAACAAATGTAATTATAACCCAAAAAGACACAAAACATTTATATCAAGTAAATTACACAATGGCAATTCATATATGCAGATATTTTTTCAAAATCTTAAAGGATAAGAAGCCACCTGATGTTAGCAAACTCATACAAAAATATATTCTACCTATTAGATTGGAACGAAGCGACCCTCGCAAAGTCAAAGTCCAAAGCTCAATAAGTTTTTTGTACAGAGTTGCTTAA
- a CDS encoding BMC domain-containing protein gives MDYALGMVEFKNIAMGITVTDLMVKAANVSIVKSLIACPGKYMVIIRGKLSAVNAAIDKSKEYEELVTDYFILGNPHESIFNSFDGKYEINKDEAMGIIETSNVPCLIEAADIIAKTARCYILKIKMARELGGKALVLFAGEVAAVEASSKAAIRYVTEKDKLISHSIIASPDPMIWDAIIK, from the coding sequence ATGGATTATGCTCTAGGTATGGTTGAATTTAAGAATATCGCCATGGGTATAACTGTAACGGATTTGATGGTAAAAGCTGCAAATGTTAGTATTGTTAAGTCGTTGATAGCATGTCCCGGAAAGTATATGGTAATTATACGTGGTAAATTAAGTGCAGTGAATGCGGCTATTGACAAGAGTAAAGAGTATGAAGAACTTGTGACAGATTATTTTATATTAGGTAATCCTCATGAGAGTATTTTTAATTCATTTGATGGTAAATACGAAATCAATAAAGATGAAGCAATGGGTATTATAGAAACTTCTAATGTGCCATGCCTTATTGAAGCTGCCGATATTATTGCTAAGACAGCAAGGTGTTACATATTGAAGATAAAGATGGCAAGAGAACTTGGCGGAAAAGCATTGGTATTATTTGCAGGTGAAGTAGCTGCTGTTGAAGCATCTTCAAAAGCTGCAATAAGATATGTAACTGAAAAAGACAAATTGATTAGTCATTCTATAATAGCAAGCCCTGATCCTATGATATGGGATGCTATCATTAAATAA
- a CDS encoding EutN/CcmL family microcompartment protein, producing MIVGKVIGTLVSTRKLDNLVGSKFLIIESASNMGTDKRIVAVDQVGAGIGDYVLVALGSAARIGATREASIDAAVVGIIDDENDILLKY from the coding sequence ATGATAGTTGGTAAGGTAATAGGTACATTGGTTTCAACTAGAAAATTGGATAATTTGGTTGGAAGCAAATTTCTGATTATTGAGAGTGCATCTAATATGGGGACAGACAAGAGAATAGTTGCAGTAGATCAAGTTGGTGCAGGTATCGGTGATTATGTTCTAGTGGCGTTGGGAAGTGCTGCAAGGATAGGGGCTACAAGAGAGGCATCTATTGATGCGGCAGTTGTTGGAATAATTGATGATGAAAATGATATATTATTGAAGTACTGA
- the pduL gene encoding phosphate propanoyltransferase, protein MDQSALVDLISKKVLEQINQTKGGIPVGVSARHVHLSREDVDRLFGKGYELTPIKELMGGQYAAKETVTIVGTKLRPIENVRVLGPIRPKTQVEVSKTDAVRLGLNPPVKPSGELDNAAPITIVGPKGAISLDNACIIAMRHIHMSPKDAIDYGVKDKQIVKVRVSSDRGGMLTNVLVRVHDTYTLQMHIDTDEANALSIKCNDSVEIV, encoded by the coding sequence GTGGATCAATCAGCATTAGTTGATTTAATATCAAAAAAAGTGTTAGAACAAATTAACCAGACAAAAGGTGGTATTCCAGTAGGTGTGTCCGCTAGACATGTGCATCTAAGTAGAGAAGATGTTGATAGACTATTTGGAAAAGGTTATGAGCTTACACCTATCAAAGAGTTGATGGGCGGTCAATATGCAGCAAAAGAGACAGTAACGATTGTTGGAACGAAACTTAGACCTATTGAGAATGTTAGAGTACTTGGACCTATCCGTCCAAAGACTCAGGTTGAAGTATCTAAAACTGATGCTGTGAGACTTGGACTCAATCCTCCTGTAAAACCTTCTGGTGAACTTGATAATGCGGCACCAATTACCATAGTTGGACCTAAGGGTGCCATATCATTAGATAATGCCTGTATTATAGCGATGAGACATATACATATGTCACCTAAGGACGCTATAGATTATGGTGTAAAAGATAAACAAATTGTAAAAGTGAGAGTATCCAGTGACAGAGGTGGTATGTTGACTAACGTATTAGTTCGTGTTCATGATACATACACATTACAGATGCATATCGATACTGACGAGGCAAATGCTCTTAGTATCAAGTGTAATGATAGTGTTGAAATTGTATAA
- a CDS encoding BMC domain-containing protein — MRMEALGMIETRGLVAAIEAADAMVKAANVTLIGTEKIGSGLVSVMVRGDVGAVKAATETGSEAASRLGELVAVHVIPRPHGDVSKILPSIK; from the coding sequence ATTAGAATGGAAGCTTTAGGAATGATAGAAACAAGAGGTTTAGTAGCAGCAATCGAGGCAGCAGATGCAATGGTGAAAGCAGCTAATGTTACATTAATAGGAACTGAAAAAATCGGTTCAGGACTTGTAAGTGTTATGGTAAGAGGAGATGTAGGAGCAGTAAAGGCTGCAACTGAAACTGGTTCAGAGGCTGCATCAAGATTAGGAGAATTAGTAGCAGTTCATGTAATACCAAGACCACATGGTGATGTAAGCAAAATTTTACCAAGCATAAAATAG
- a CDS encoding BMC domain-containing protein, whose protein sequence is MKALGLVEISGLVPAINALDGMLKTADVEFVTWEKKLGGRLVTIIVTGTVSSVSEAVDYVANMRDIKLAAHAVIPSPHEELDKLIEMSTEKYKYLNGGE, encoded by the coding sequence GTGAAGGCTTTAGGCTTAGTTGAAATATCAGGATTAGTGCCTGCAATAAATGCATTAGATGGTATGTTGAAAACTGCTGATGTAGAATTTGTGACATGGGAAAAGAAATTAGGTGGAAGGCTTGTAACTATTATTGTGACAGGAACAGTCTCATCTGTCTCAGAAGCTGTTGACTATGTGGCAAATATGAGAGATATCAAGTTGGCAGCTCATGCAGTTATTCCCAGTCCTCATGAAGAATTGGATAAATTGATTGAAATGAGTACTGAGAAATATAAATACTTGAATGGTGGTGAATAA
- a CDS encoding BMC domain-containing protein, whose protein sequence is MMQEALGMVETRGLVAAIEAADAMVKAADVVLIGTEKIGSGLVSVMVRGDVGAVKAATEVGSSAASRLGELVAVHVIPRPHTDIEKILPSIN, encoded by the coding sequence ATTATGCAAGAAGCATTAGGTATGGTAGAAACAAGAGGATTGGTAGCAGCTATTGAAGCGGCTGACGCAATGGTAAAGGCAGCAGATGTTGTTTTAATAGGAACTGAGAAGATTGGTTCAGGACTTGTAAGTGTTATGGTAAGAGGAGATGTAGGAGCAGTTAAGGCAGCTACAGAAGTTGGTTCTTCTGCAGCATCAAGATTAGGTGAATTAGTGGCAGTTCATGTAATACCAAGACCACATACAGACATTGAAAAAATACTACCAAGTATTAATTAA
- a CDS encoding BMC domain-containing protein, protein MNQAVGLIEVFGLVAGFVAADAACKAGNVTIQSFDKNKPLNADKLPVPLLVCLKIRGGIDDVKAALEAAEIAANNLTGVYSKHMIARPTEETEKMLGLNCLKG, encoded by the coding sequence ATGAATCAAGCAGTAGGACTTATAGAAGTTTTTGGATTAGTTGCAGGTTTTGTAGCAGCTGACGCAGCATGCAAAGCTGGTAATGTTACTATACAGTCATTTGATAAGAATAAACCTCTAAATGCTGATAAATTACCTGTTCCATTATTGGTATGTTTGAAAATCCGTGGTGGAATCGATGATGTAAAAGCAGCATTGGAAGCTGCTGAAATAGCAGCCAATAATCTTACTGGTGTATATTCAAAACATATGATAGCTAGACCAACTGAGGAAACAGAAAAAATGTTAGGACTTAATTGTTTAAAAGGTTAG
- a CDS encoding zinc-dependent alcohol dehydrogenase has translation MEINNIDIESIVKQVISEVACNDKGTKVETVATNSVIPKTAKVAMLKSKKNIEVQEFEIPEISDDEMLIRVEGCGICGTDVHEYKNDPFSLIPVVLGHEGTGEIVKIGRNINRDTVGNPIGIGDKIVTCTIPCGECDNCLTMPDRDNLCENSGIYGLIPDDDKKFNGWFGEYLIIRNGSTYFKVNDMDLKTRMLIEPAAVAVHAVERAKTTGLLSFNSKVLIQGCGPIGLMVMAVIRTMGVENIIAVDGDTKRLDMAKRLGAKHTVNFRHYKDSEQLKLRIKEITGMGADFAFQCTGVPQAAANIWSFVKRGGGLCEVGFFVDNGNCSINPHFDICNKEITAVGSWVYKVSDYPITLDFLRRAKGIDLPITDLITHEYPLDKLNEAMDTNMKQAGIKIAYVNK, from the coding sequence ATGGAAATAAATAATATTGATATTGAATCCATTGTAAAACAGGTAATAAGTGAAGTGGCTTGTAATGATAAAGGAACAAAAGTAGAAACTGTAGCAACTAATTCAGTTATACCAAAAACAGCCAAAGTAGCTATGTTGAAAAGTAAGAAAAACATTGAAGTACAAGAATTTGAAATACCTGAGATCAGTGATGATGAAATGCTTATCAGAGTTGAAGGTTGTGGTATCTGTGGTACTGATGTACATGAATACAAGAATGACCCATTCTCATTGATACCAGTTGTTCTAGGACATGAGGGAACTGGTGAAATAGTTAAGATAGGTAGAAATATTAACAGAGATACTGTAGGTAATCCTATAGGAATTGGGGATAAGATTGTGACCTGTACAATTCCTTGTGGAGAATGCGATAATTGCCTTACAATGCCTGATAGAGACAACTTATGTGAGAATTCAGGTATCTACGGACTTATTCCTGATGATGATAAGAAATTCAATGGATGGTTTGGCGAATACTTGATTATAAGAAATGGTTCTACATATTTTAAAGTAAATGATATGGATTTGAAAACAAGAATGCTTATTGAACCAGCAGCAGTTGCAGTTCATGCAGTAGAAAGAGCTAAGACAACAGGATTGCTTTCTTTCAATAGTAAAGTGCTTATTCAAGGTTGTGGACCTATCGGTTTGATGGTAATGGCTGTCATCCGTACTATGGGTGTTGAAAACATAATAGCAGTTGATGGAGATACTAAACGTCTTGATATGGCAAAAAGATTAGGTGCAAAACACACAGTTAATTTCAGACACTATAAAGATAGTGAACAATTGAAACTAAGAATAAAAGAGATTACTGGAATGGGTGCAGATTTTGCTTTCCAATGTACTGGTGTACCACAAGCGGCAGCTAACATATGGAGCTTTGTTAAACGTGGTGGAGGTTTATGTGAAGTTGGATTCTTCGTAGACAACGGTAACTGTTCAATCAACCCTCACTTTGATATATGTAACAAAGAAATCACTGCAGTAGGTTCATGGGTATATAAAGTATCAGATTATCCAATTACTCTAGATTTCTTGAGAAGAGCAAAAGGTATTGATTTACCTATTACTGACCTTATTACACATGAATATCCACTTGATAAACTTAATGAAGCAATGGATACCAATATGAAACAAGCTGGAATAAAGATAGCTTATGTCAATAAGTAA
- a CDS encoding aldehyde dehydrogenase family protein, which translates to MVNNVDIESIVKSVIANMSNTGTTQESSNSSYGIFENMEDAINASIKTQRKVRQLPLEFREKIIANIRKKTIQNAETMAEMGVKETGMGRVGDKILKHKLVAEKTPGTEDIKTVAWSGDRGLTLVEQGPFGVIGAITPSTNSSETVICNTIGMLSGGNTVVFNPHPGAIGVSNYAVELVNKASVEVGGPNYIACSVKKPTLQSADTMFKHKSIGLLVATGGPGVVTAVLSSGKRAIGAGAGNPPVVVDETADIKKAAYDIFNGATFDNNLPCIAEKEVVVVEEVADELIYYMEEAGSYKIEGDEIDRLTNTVLIDKNGKTVLNRKYVGKDARYILDAIGITVDENIKCIIFEADENHPLVIEELMMPILGIVRVIDVDKAIDLAVELEHGNRHSAHMHSKNVDNLTKYGKLIDTAIFVKNAPSYAALGFGGEGYCTFTIASRTGEGLTSASSFTKIRRCVMAESLCIR; encoded by the coding sequence GTGGTAAACAACGTTGATATTGAGTCTATTGTCAAGAGCGTTATTGCTAATATGAGTAACACGGGTACCACACAGGAGAGCAGCAATTCTTCATATGGTATTTTTGAGAATATGGAAGATGCTATCAATGCTAGTATCAAGACTCAAAGAAAAGTTAGACAATTACCTCTTGAATTTAGAGAAAAGATTATAGCGAACATAAGAAAGAAGACCATCCAGAATGCTGAGACAATGGCTGAGATGGGTGTAAAAGAAACTGGAATGGGTCGTGTGGGCGACAAAATATTAAAGCACAAATTAGTTGCTGAAAAAACACCTGGAACAGAGGATATCAAAACTGTTGCTTGGTCAGGAGATAGAGGACTTACTTTGGTTGAACAAGGACCATTTGGTGTTATAGGAGCAATTACTCCATCTACTAATTCAAGTGAAACTGTTATATGTAATACCATAGGAATGCTTTCAGGTGGTAATACAGTAGTGTTCAATCCACATCCAGGAGCCATAGGAGTTTCGAATTATGCTGTGGAACTAGTTAATAAAGCATCTGTAGAAGTTGGGGGACCTAATTATATAGCATGTTCCGTTAAGAAACCAACTCTTCAAAGTGCAGATACAATGTTTAAGCATAAGAGTATTGGACTTCTAGTTGCAACAGGAGGACCTGGAGTAGTGACAGCAGTTTTATCATCTGGTAAGAGAGCTATTGGAGCTGGAGCAGGTAATCCACCAGTAGTTGTTGATGAAACAGCTGATATTAAAAAAGCGGCTTATGACATATTTAACGGAGCAACTTTTGATAATAACTTACCATGTATAGCAGAAAAAGAAGTCGTAGTAGTGGAAGAGGTTGCAGATGAGTTGATTTATTACATGGAAGAAGCTGGAAGCTATAAGATTGAAGGCGATGAAATTGATAGATTGACTAATACAGTATTAATTGATAAAAACGGTAAGACTGTTCTTAATAGAAAGTATGTTGGAAAAGATGCTAGATATATACTAGATGCCATTGGAATTACAGTAGATGAAAATATCAAGTGTATCATATTTGAAGCAGATGAAAATCACCCATTGGTAATAGAAGAGCTTATGATGCCAATACTTGGAATTGTAAGAGTAATTGACGTAGATAAAGCTATTGATTTAGCAGTTGAGTTAGAACATGGTAATAGACATTCGGCTCATATGCATTCTAAGAATGTTGATAACCTAACCAAATATGGAAAATTGATTGATACAGCAATTTTTGTGAAAAATGCTCCTTCATATGCAGCATTAGGATTTGGTGGAGAAGGATATTGTACATTTACAATAGCAAGTAGAACAGGTGAAGGACTTACGTCAGCAAGTTCATTTACCAAGATAAGAAGATGCGTAATGGCAGAGAGTTTATGTATTAGATAA